The following are encoded together in the Bacteroidota bacterium genome:
- the fabD gene encoding ACP S-malonyltransferase — protein MKAYVFPGQGAQFVGMGKDLYEKSALAKEMFEKANDILGFRITDLMFAGTDEDLRQTKVTQPAIFLHSVILSAVLGDSFQPEMVAGHSLGEFSALVANKALTFEDGLRLVAKRAQAMQKACEANPSTMAAIIGLDDKIAEDILLTIDDIVVAANYNSPGQLVISGTNSGITTACEKLKAAGAKRALPLKVGGAFHSPLMEPARIELAEAINATTIHEPICPVYQNVNAGAVSDPGQIKTNLIAQLTSPVLWTQTVRNMIADGATTFIEVGPGTVLQGLVKKIDSSAEASGAEFAG, from the coding sequence ATGAAGGCATATGTATTTCCGGGGCAGGGCGCCCAGTTCGTTGGAATGGGTAAAGACCTGTATGAAAAATCGGCTCTTGCAAAAGAAATGTTCGAGAAAGCAAACGACATTCTTGGATTCAGGATTACCGATCTTATGTTTGCCGGCACCGATGAGGATTTGCGTCAGACAAAAGTAACGCAGCCTGCCATCTTTCTACACTCAGTAATATTGTCAGCGGTACTCGGCGATAGCTTTCAGCCGGAAATGGTTGCCGGACATTCACTGGGCGAATTTTCAGCTCTTGTGGCCAATAAAGCATTGACATTTGAAGATGGTCTCAGACTTGTTGCCAAGCGCGCACAAGCTATGCAGAAAGCCTGCGAAGCGAATCCTTCCACTATGGCTGCCATTATTGGGCTTGATGATAAAATTGCCGAGGACATTCTGCTTACAATAGATGATATTGTAGTGGCCGCAAACTATAACAGCCCGGGTCAGCTCGTCATTTCGGGTACCAATAGTGGTATTACCACTGCATGCGAAAAACTCAAGGCTGCAGGCGCTAAAAGAGCGCTGCCGCTAAAAGTGGGCGGAGCCTTCCATTCTCCATTAATGGAACCTGCACGTATCGAACTTGCTGAAGCCATTAATGCAACAACCATTCATGAGCCCATTTGTCCCGTTTACCAGAATGTAAATGCCGGAGCGGTTTCTGACCCCGGTCAGATAAAAACCAATCTTATTGCGCAGCTTACCTCACCGGTTCTTTGGACTCAGACGGTTAGAAATATGATTGCCGACGGGGCCACCACTTTTATTGAAGTGGGACCGGGAACCGTATTGCAGGGCCTGGTGAAAAAAATTGATTCCTCTGCTGAGGCTTCGGGCGCCGAATTTGCCGGATAA
- a CDS encoding RNA methyltransferase has protein sequence MRKLENSELNRMNVEQFHESEKVPMVVVLDNIRSRHNIGSVFRTSDAFRLEKICLCGITATPPDREIQKSALDATLSVKWEYFPDAEIAIEKLKNAGYKIYLVEQTDDSIPVHEFIPDFGNGIVLVFGNEVNGVDEKLLQYADACVEIPQYGTKHSLNVSVSAGIMIWALFEKYRISRNFNNI, from the coding sequence ATGCGAAAACTCGAGAATTCAGAACTGAACCGGATGAATGTGGAACAATTTCACGAGTCGGAAAAAGTACCCATGGTTGTGGTTCTTGATAATATAAGAAGTAGGCATAATATAGGTTCCGTATTTCGTACATCAGATGCATTCAGGCTTGAAAAAATTTGTCTTTGCGGAATAACCGCCACGCCGCCCGACCGGGAAATTCAGAAATCGGCACTTGATGCAACACTTTCTGTAAAATGGGAATATTTTCCGGACGCTGAGATTGCCATTGAGAAATTGAAAAATGCCGGATATAAAATCTATCTTGTTGAACAAACAGATGACAGCATTCCTGTGCATGAATTTATTCCTGATTTTGGGAACGGCATTGTACTGGTTTTTGGAAACGAGGTAAATGGCGTTGATGAAAAACTGCTTCAATATGCCGATGCCTGTGTTGAAATACCGCAGTATGGCACCAAGCACAGTCTGAATGTATCGGTAAGTGCCGGAATAATGATTTGGGCGCTTTTTGAGAAGTATCGCATCTCGCGCAATTTTAATAACATATAG
- the mutS gene encoding DNA mismatch repair protein MutS has protein sequence MKQYNAIKAKYPDALLLFRVGDFYETFGEDAVRASSILGIVLTRRANGSATYIELAGFPHHSLDTYLPRLVRAGLRVAICDQLEDPKLTKKIVKRGITELVTPGVAYNDKVLNHKENNFLAGIHMQGKITGISFLDISTGEFYITQGAQDYIDNLMQSFRPSEVIVQKNKMKEFTAAHGEKFYTNTFEDWVFTKDFTYDLLLKHFETTSLKGFGVEDLDAGIIAAGAALHYLAETQHDRVKHISKISRIEEDRHVWLDRFTVRNLELIFSPFENAVTLLDILDRTLSPMGARLMNRWLLMPLKNKQLIDERLDVVKYLINENEFADEIRKNIKVTGDLERLISKVAVGKVSPREVAQVRRALEAIEPVKEACEKSGNYALQKIGEQLNPCHLISERIKKELHPNPPTLANKGNMIADGVSDELDELRKLAYSGKDFLVQIQQRESERTGIPSLKIAYNNVFGYYLEVTNTHKDKVPPEWHRKQTLVNCERYITDELKEYEEKILGAEEKIFALETRLFNELVLALADYINPIQLNASLIARLDCLLSFATFAVENNYVRPEINESYVIDIKNGRHPVIEKNLPPGEKYIANDIYLDDKKQQIIIITGPNMAGKSALLRQTALIVLMAQMGSYVPATSASIGIVDKIFTRVGASDNISSGESTFMVEMNETASILNNISTRSLILLDEIGRGTSTYDGISIAWAIAEYLHNHPTYKPKVLFATHYHELNEMAEIMKGIRNFHITVKEAGNKIIFLRKLVPGGTEHSFGIHVAKMAGMPQPVIDRANEMLIQLEKSHSGQEISRKPEKKPRPDDEFQLSFIQLNDPLLEQIKTDILNIDINTLTPVEALMKLNNIKKLLGKTE, from the coding sequence ATGAAGCAATACAATGCCATCAAAGCTAAATACCCCGACGCACTTTTGCTGTTCAGGGTGGGCGATTTTTATGAGACCTTTGGCGAAGATGCCGTAAGGGCTTCATCTATTCTTGGCATTGTACTTACGCGCCGCGCCAATGGCTCCGCGACCTACATTGAATTAGCAGGATTTCCGCATCATTCGCTTGACACCTACCTTCCGCGCCTGGTACGGGCAGGTTTGCGCGTTGCCATCTGCGACCAGCTCGAAGATCCCAAACTCACAAAAAAAATTGTAAAACGCGGCATTACCGAACTGGTTACCCCGGGTGTTGCCTACAACGACAAAGTTCTGAATCATAAAGAAAATAATTTTCTTGCCGGTATTCACATGCAGGGTAAAATAACCGGCATTTCATTCCTCGATATTTCAACAGGTGAATTCTATATTACACAAGGTGCACAAGATTATATTGATAACCTGATGCAGTCATTCCGCCCCAGCGAAGTGATTGTTCAGAAAAATAAAATGAAAGAATTTACCGCGGCCCACGGTGAAAAATTTTACACCAACACCTTTGAAGACTGGGTTTTTACAAAGGACTTTACCTACGACCTGCTGCTGAAACATTTCGAAACGACTTCGCTGAAGGGATTTGGTGTAGAAGACCTCGATGCCGGTATTATTGCAGCCGGAGCGGCATTGCATTATCTGGCCGAAACGCAGCACGACCGGGTTAAACATATCAGTAAGATATCGCGCATTGAAGAAGACCGCCATGTGTGGCTCGACCGTTTTACGGTTCGCAATCTTGAACTGATTTTTTCGCCTTTCGAAAATGCCGTTACGCTGCTTGACATACTCGACCGCACGCTTTCGCCCATGGGCGCCCGCCTGATGAATCGCTGGCTGCTCATGCCACTCAAAAACAAACAACTTATTGACGAACGATTGGATGTTGTAAAATATTTAATCAACGAAAATGAGTTTGCCGATGAGATTCGTAAAAATATAAAAGTAACGGGCGACCTCGAACGTCTCATTTCAAAAGTGGCGGTTGGCAAGGTAAGCCCGCGTGAAGTGGCACAGGTGCGCCGTGCGCTCGAAGCCATTGAGCCCGTGAAAGAAGCCTGTGAAAAGTCCGGTAATTACGCTTTGCAGAAGATTGGCGAGCAACTTAATCCCTGCCATCTGATAAGCGAACGTATAAAAAAAGAATTGCATCCCAACCCGCCAACGCTTGCGAACAAAGGAAATATGATTGCCGACGGCGTTTCTGATGAGCTTGACGAACTGCGCAAACTGGCGTATTCGGGCAAAGATTTTTTGGTTCAGATACAGCAACGTGAAAGTGAGCGCACCGGCATTCCTTCCCTGAAGATAGCGTATAACAACGTGTTCGGATATTATCTTGAAGTAACAAACACCCATAAAGACAAGGTTCCGCCCGAATGGCACCGCAAGCAAACGCTTGTCAACTGCGAACGCTACATCACCGACGAGCTGAAAGAGTATGAAGAAAAAATTTTGGGTGCGGAAGAAAAAATATTCGCGCTTGAAACAAGACTTTTTAATGAACTGGTGCTGGCCCTGGCTGATTATATCAATCCGATACAGCTGAATGCCTCGCTGATAGCGCGCCTCGACTGTCTGTTATCATTTGCCACCTTTGCGGTGGAAAATAATTATGTGCGTCCCGAAATCAATGAATCATACGTTATCGACATCAAGAACGGGCGCCATCCGGTGATTGAAAAAAATCTGCCGCCGGGCGAAAAATACATTGCCAACGACATTTATCTCGACGATAAAAAACAGCAGATAATAATTATCACGGGACCGAACATGGCCGGAAAATCGGCGCTGCTCAGGCAAACGGCACTCATAGTGCTGATGGCTCAGATGGGCTCTTATGTTCCGGCAACTTCTGCATCTATTGGTATTGTTGATAAAATATTTACCCGTGTAGGTGCTTCCGATAATATTTCGTCGGGAGAATCAACGTTTATGGTTGAGATGAATGAGACCGCGAGCATCCTGAATAATATAAGCACGCGCAGTCTCATTTTACTGGATGAGATAGGGCGCGGAACCAGCACTTATGACGGTATTTCCATCGCATGGGCCATTGCAGAGTATCTTCACAATCATCCCACATACAAACCAAAAGTTCTTTTTGCTACGCATTATCATGAGCTGAATGAGATGGCGGAGATTATGAAAGGCATCCGCAATTTTCATATCACGGTAAAGGAAGCAGGGAATAAAATTATTTTTCTGCGCAAGCTTGTTCCGGGCGGCACCGAGCATAGTTTCGGAATTCATGTCGCAAAAATGGCGGGTATGCCGCAGCCTGTTATTGACCGTGCCAACGAAATGCTTATACAGCTTGAGAAATCGCACAGCGGACAGGAAATCAGCCGCAAACCCGAAAAGAAACCACGCCCCGACGATGAATTTCAGCTGAGTTTCATCCAGCTCAACGACCCGCTGTTAGAGCAGATAAAAACCGATATTCTGAACATAGACATCAACACACTTACCCCTGTAGAAGCGCTGATGAAACTCAACAATATAAAAAAGCTGCTGGGAAAAACAGAATGA
- a CDS encoding OmpA family protein: MLVPLFSATAQHNNVIENKDNVTIARADSLNSGSGEANISISPDGKNIFFMSNRGGKRWSRYIKTDDGRTRADGDIYYSIRINGIWQKAHSLSDTINTGEGQDEPLVLPDGKYVVYESWAHGWQFNGGPYYKAEMNGKTWTNSVGLGGGINPFFVKQYNMTGITATDGMCISPDGTTFIVASGTDYEAPMDLYISKKINDTWGCPVKMSISTDKNERSVFISADGETLFFASDGYPGLGGLDIFEVTLNKDGSCGKPVNLGKPYNSEGDDYGFLMTPGSEEAWFVREGDIYAANFPATDSVLFSEPTSIKDTTVESKSDTVASVDKILQTPGIVDFMLIVNFGYRQSNIGEKYYAGLNEVVDTLKKYPLLRIEIFGHTDSRGPAKGNLVLSQKRANAVSDYFISHGIAVDRMDIRSYGDSKLLVPDAGGTREAEAAKNRRCEITYKK, translated from the coding sequence TTGCTTGTCCCGCTTTTTTCTGCGACGGCGCAGCATAATAATGTCATTGAAAATAAAGACAACGTAACAATAGCAAGAGCCGACAGCCTGAATTCCGGTTCGGGAGAAGCCAATATTTCCATCTCTCCCGATGGGAAAAACATCTTCTTTATGAGCAATCGGGGCGGTAAACGTTGGTCGCGTTACATTAAAACTGATGACGGCCGCACACGGGCAGACGGTGATATATATTATAGTATACGTATAAACGGAATCTGGCAAAAAGCACATTCCCTTTCCGATACGATAAACACAGGTGAAGGGCAGGATGAACCTTTAGTCTTGCCCGACGGGAAATATGTGGTTTACGAAAGCTGGGCACACGGCTGGCAGTTTAACGGTGGCCCATATTATAAGGCGGAAATGAATGGTAAAACATGGACTAATTCCGTAGGGTTGGGTGGTGGCATCAATCCGTTTTTCGTCAAACAATATAATATGACAGGCATCACCGCGACTGACGGAATGTGCATTTCACCCGACGGAACAACTTTTATTGTGGCATCCGGTACTGACTATGAGGCACCCATGGATTTATACATCAGCAAAAAAATAAATGATACGTGGGGCTGTCCTGTGAAAATGAGCATCAGCACAGATAAGAATGAGCGCTCGGTTTTTATTTCAGCCGATGGCGAAACCCTGTTTTTCGCTTCTGATGGTTATCCGGGCTTGGGCGGACTGGATATTTTCGAAGTAACGTTAAATAAGGATGGAAGCTGTGGAAAACCTGTTAATCTTGGAAAACCTTACAACAGTGAAGGCGATGATTATGGATTTTTGATGACGCCGGGTAGTGAGGAGGCCTGGTTTGTGCGCGAGGGCGATATATATGCTGCAAATTTTCCGGCTACTGACAGCGTGCTTTTTTCTGAACCGACCTCAATTAAAGATACAACTGTAGAATCAAAATCCGATACAGTCGCATCTGTCGATAAAATTTTACAAACCCCTGGCATCGTTGATTTTATGCTTATAGTTAATTTTGGGTACAGGCAAAGCAATATCGGGGAAAAATATTATGCGGGTTTGAATGAGGTTGTTGATACATTAAAAAAATACCCGCTTCTCCGTATTGAGATATTCGGTCATACCGACAGCAGGGGGCCGGCCAAAGGCAATTTGGTACTAAGCCAGAAAAGGGCAAACGCTGTGAGCGATTATTTTATCAGCCACGGCATTGCTGTCGACAGAATGGATATCCGCTCCTATGGTGATTCTAAACTGTTAGTTCCCGATGCCGGCGGTACACGAGAAGCGGAGGCCGCGAAAAACAGGCGGTGCGAGATTACCTACAAGAAATAA
- a CDS encoding DUF6427 family protein, translating to MLKIFRGSSGLQLVLILLAAVALWMPALIHPRPMPAPEPCGPMYSTLYRLFQGFEVIPSAVAFLLLLGEAIILNNALARLSLLPRNSYITAFIFVILMSSWPAYLTLHPMLFSAMFVILSMRMLLRIYDKEDPFMEVLNAGLFLAIATMFSVSALPIFFLIWICLIVFRIMSWREWAISVIGFALPFAFLLTYYYVSDSLTSHLADYKMIFSHIGRLGYETGFSTWNFIYFGLLALIALMSVWRLITTVGEKNINLRKIFLAVFWMFFLSLSCLMIGAEQPDMKATMAMLPLSIMLAHNYIVSRKMLMNELLFLLFITAIILQKFL from the coding sequence ATGTTAAAAATATTTCGGGGAAGTTCGGGTTTACAACTTGTATTAATACTGCTTGCAGCCGTTGCATTGTGGATGCCCGCGCTTATACACCCCCGCCCCATGCCCGCTCCCGAGCCCTGCGGACCGATGTATTCAACGCTTTACAGACTCTTTCAAGGATTTGAGGTCATTCCTTCTGCTGTCGCTTTTTTACTGTTGCTGGGCGAGGCAATCATTCTTAACAACGCACTGGCACGGCTCAGCCTGCTTCCGCGTAACAGCTATATCACCGCCTTTATTTTTGTGATATTAATGAGCTCGTGGCCTGCCTATCTCACATTGCATCCGATGTTATTCTCGGCCATGTTTGTGATACTGTCGATGCGTATGCTGCTGCGTATTTATGATAAGGAAGATCCCTTCATGGAAGTACTGAATGCCGGACTTTTCCTGGCAATCGCCACAATGTTCAGTGTTTCGGCTCTTCCCATTTTCTTTCTGATATGGATTTGCCTGATTGTGTTCCGAATTATGAGCTGGCGCGAGTGGGCGATTTCTGTAATCGGATTTGCGCTGCCATTTGCCTTTTTGTTAACCTATTACTATGTATCAGACAGCCTGACATCCCATCTTGCCGATTATAAAATGATTTTCTCGCATATAGGCCGCCTTGGTTATGAAACAGGCTTCAGCACATGGAATTTTATTTATTTCGGTTTGCTCGCGCTGATAGCGCTGATGTCGGTCTGGCGCCTGATTACGACTGTGGGAGAGAAAAACATAAACCTTCGTAAAATTTTTCTTGCCGTATTCTGGATGTTCTTTCTTTCATTATCCTGTCTTATGATAGGTGCTGAACAACCCGATATGAAGGCGACTATGGCAATGCTTCCGCTTTCTATAATGCTTGCGCATAATTATATCGTCAGCCGGAAAATGCTTATGAATGAACTGCTTTTTCTGCTATTTATTACCGCAATTATTCTTCAGAAATTTTTATAA